The Pseudomonas triclosanedens genome has a window encoding:
- a CDS encoding non-ribosomal peptide synthetase gives MTHPMDAQLKQVAERLGALPEDKQVIFLRQLREKGVSLSRLPILREGRERAPLSAAQARLWFLWQMEPHSAAYSIPAAVRLRGTLDEGALEQAFAALIARHESLRTVFRAAQSGHASSADNADALCALREPAGKVPRTAEELSGRAHDAQRHPPQGGPGVEAEGEVMQCILPPGPAHLEAKDFGSEAGARQWLSDCAQRPFDLADGPLLRLHLARLPGEALLLVNLHHIIADGWSIGVLIDEFAAFYSAQVRGTKAELEALPVQYSDIARWQRLWLASGEGERQLAYWKERLGDESLLLTLPGDRQRPLVQSYRGATLDFELPRALGDSLRELARGQGATLFMLILAAYQLLLSRYSGQRELRVGVPIAGRGRPESERLIGFFVNTQVLSARIDGDQSFTAFLARTRDAVLGAQANPDLPFEQLVDALQPERSLSYNPLFQVACNHQPSRRDALRELPGGLQLESLELDGGIAKFDLTLNTEESRDGQVRGQFMYATDQFDAATIARLGEHFLNLLHGIVGDPQCPVARLPLLGGSEREQLLYDWNATAMDYPRDACLHQLIEQQVQRSPNDMAVTDGQRRFSYAELNRRANRLARWLRAQGVGPDSRVGVALERSVELPVALLAVLKAGGAYVPLDPEFPAERLAHMLEDGGVRLLLTQQHLLGELPQTGARTFCLDRDWAQIDGYADSDLPNLARPDDLAYVIYTSGSTGKPKGVAVRHGGVVNFMLSMAREPGLDARDRVLALTSLSFDISALELYLPLLVGGRVVLVDRDVARDPSRLLGVALEQGVTVIQATPSTWTLLSGHEEFPRLSGCRFFCGGEALSAELAGKLTAQAAALWNLYGPTETTIWSAAWKVDEGARALLGKPIANTRLYILDGELQPAPIGVAGELYIGGDGLARGYHGRPGLTAERFVADPCTSEPGVRMYRTGDLARWRADGVLEYLGRIDHQVKIRGFRIELGEIESRLLGQPGVREAVVIARDAGQVKQLVGYVTGRIESDLRAALLDELPDYMVPAQIVLLERMPLTPNGKLDRKALPDPDFSLQQRAYRAPESEREQALATIWRAVLGLERVGLDDNFFELGGDSIVSIQVVSRARAAGLHLSPKDLFQYQTLQALARVAGDSASMQAPVAVAGIAAPDAAQVAALGLDPEQVEELYPLSPMQQGMLFHGVDGSEDGVYVNQLRVAVHGLEVERFRAAWQAALDAHGNLRAGVHWQGLAQPLQAVHKQVELPLEVLDWRGRENLEAALDELAAAERGRGFALERPPLLRLVLVRSADDCHQLLYTHHHILLDGWSNAQLFAEALRRYNGEPLGEPGRYRDYIHWLQAQDQQQAREFWSGRLEGLTQPTLLADSLARPTQGSGHGLEYSRYDETATERLKAFARSQRVTLNTLVQAAWILLLQRYTGQRRVAFGATVAGRPTQLAGADSLLGLFINTLPIVQAPDGQMKLGDWLRELQDYNLAVREFGHAPLYDIQRWAGQAGQALFDSIIVFENYPVDDVLRSARGLRFGELKSKDETSIPMDLAVRVGERLEIEYQYLRSHFTAAAVARLRGNLEQVLDSLLHGAGKHLGELQCLSVSDRAALAACRGPHQPLPPAEPVHLAIARQAALRGSETALICGDDEIDYASLERDSNRLAHRLMALGVGAEVRVGVALPRGVRIPLVLLAVLKAGGAYVPLDAEYPRERLAFQMTDAGIALLITDSHLRERLPLPADVACLEMDGIDLSAEDCDLPVVALEPENLAYLIYTSGSTGKPKGVAVSHGPLAMHCAAIGELYRMDAATRELHFMSFAFDGAHERWLTTLVHGGSLVLRGDELWTPEQTYRVLHERQVSVAAFPPVYLQQLAEHALRDGNPPPVRIYCFGGDAVPNASFELARRALRAEYLINGYGPTETVVTPLLWKAGRATACDAAYAPIGKGVGARTLYILDEQLRQVPLGVAGELYIGGDGLARGYHQRAGLTAERFVADPFGAVGGRLYRTGDLVRGRADGVIDYVGRIDHQVKIRGFRIELGEIEARLQDHPQVSEALVVARDGISGKQLVGYVVGEVEGDALRSYLREQVPDYMVPAQILRLERFPLSPNGKIDRKALPEPTWQGESYEAPRNARERALADIWQDVLQVDRVGIRDNFFDLGGDSILSLQIVSRARQALGEEVEIRLRDLLQYQTIAGLLERAGTVPEAAPADVVAEADDGESFGLVPIQQWLFEQRLEQPNHFNQAVLLECRQRLDGDALEAALQGLLAEHGSLRLAFERGADGQWRQRLREASEITGALLWQRQASNAGEALLIANQAQRSLDLAEGRLLRGVLTDMADGTQRLLLVIHHLGVDGVSWRILLEELQQRYTAQLTGGPAPRLERTSTYRAWAEGLREYANSQLAQADLPYWLEQTEASGLGEPQRDNPRGAERMAHMEQLFLRLDRQQTQRLLKVAPEAYRTQINDLLLTALGRTLCDWCDSESVLIGLEGHGREDILDEVDHSRTLGWFTSLFPLRLTPGQGDYAQAIPAIRQQLRAVPDKGIGYGALRYLGDSALRRQLAARAEPRVTFNYLGQFDQSFDDKALFVPLQEKPGDTYAASTPMNNWLEIVGQVYDGELTLRCMFSRRVFRPSRIEALMAKLRTELDGVIGHCCAQVEGAARTEKATV, from the coding sequence ATGACGCACCCGATGGACGCCCAGTTGAAACAGGTCGCGGAGCGCCTTGGTGCGCTTCCCGAGGACAAGCAAGTGATCTTCCTGCGCCAGCTCCGCGAGAAAGGCGTGAGCCTTTCGCGCCTGCCGATCCTACGCGAGGGGCGCGAGCGCGCGCCGCTGTCGGCAGCCCAGGCGCGCCTGTGGTTCCTCTGGCAGATGGAGCCGCACAGCGCCGCCTACAGCATCCCGGCTGCGGTGCGCCTGCGCGGCACTCTGGACGAGGGCGCGCTGGAGCAGGCCTTCGCCGCGCTGATCGCGCGCCATGAAAGCCTGCGTACCGTGTTCCGCGCGGCGCAGTCCGGGCACGCTTCCTCGGCGGATAACGCTGACGCGTTATGCGCCCTACGGGAGCCGGCCGGCAAGGTTCCGCGCACGGCAGAGGAGCTCTCTGGTAGGGCGCATGACGCGCAGCGTCATCCGCCGCAAGGTGGGCCGGGCGTGGAGGCAGAAGGCGAAGTGATGCAATGCATCCTGCCGCCGGGCCCGGCGCATCTGGAGGCGAAGGATTTCGGCAGCGAGGCCGGGGCACGGCAATGGCTCAGCGATTGTGCCCAGCGCCCCTTCGACCTCGCCGACGGCCCGCTGCTGCGCCTGCACCTGGCGCGTCTGCCGGGTGAAGCGCTGCTGCTGGTGAACCTCCACCATATCATTGCCGATGGCTGGTCCATCGGCGTGCTGATCGATGAGTTCGCTGCGTTCTACAGCGCCCAGGTGCGAGGTACCAAGGCCGAACTGGAAGCCTTGCCCGTCCAGTACAGCGACATCGCCCGCTGGCAGCGCCTGTGGCTGGCGTCCGGGGAGGGAGAGCGGCAACTGGCGTACTGGAAGGAGCGGCTGGGCGATGAATCCCTGCTGCTGACACTGCCGGGCGACCGGCAGCGTCCGCTGGTGCAGAGCTATCGCGGCGCCACGCTGGACTTCGAACTGCCTCGCGCGCTCGGCGACTCCCTGCGCGAACTGGCGCGGGGGCAGGGCGCCACGCTGTTCATGTTGATCCTCGCGGCCTACCAGCTGCTGCTGTCGCGCTACAGCGGCCAGCGCGAGCTGCGCGTCGGCGTGCCCATCGCCGGCCGGGGCCGCCCCGAGAGCGAGCGGCTGATCGGCTTCTTCGTCAACACCCAGGTGCTGTCGGCGCGCATCGATGGCGACCAATCCTTCACCGCCTTCCTCGCCCGCACCCGCGACGCGGTGCTCGGCGCCCAGGCCAATCCGGACCTGCCGTTCGAGCAACTGGTGGATGCGCTGCAACCCGAGCGCAGCCTGAGCTACAACCCGCTGTTCCAGGTGGCCTGCAACCACCAGCCGAGCCGCCGCGACGCCCTGCGCGAGCTGCCCGGCGGCCTGCAGCTGGAAAGCCTGGAGCTGGACGGCGGCATCGCCAAGTTCGACCTGACCCTGAACACCGAGGAAAGCCGCGACGGCCAGGTGCGCGGACAGTTCATGTACGCCACCGACCAGTTCGACGCGGCGACTATCGCGCGCCTCGGCGAGCATTTCCTCAACCTGCTGCACGGCATCGTGGGCGACCCGCAATGCCCGGTGGCGCGCCTGCCGCTGCTGGGCGGCAGCGAGCGCGAGCAACTGCTCTACGACTGGAACGCCACCGCGATGGACTACCCGCGCGACGCCTGCCTGCACCAACTGATCGAGCAGCAGGTGCAGCGCTCGCCGAACGACATGGCAGTGACTGACGGGCAGCGCCGCTTCAGCTACGCCGAGTTGAACCGCCGCGCCAACCGCCTGGCGCGCTGGCTGCGCGCGCAGGGCGTCGGCCCGGACAGCCGCGTCGGCGTCGCGCTGGAGCGCTCGGTAGAGCTGCCGGTGGCGCTGCTGGCGGTGCTCAAGGCCGGTGGCGCCTACGTGCCGCTGGACCCGGAGTTCCCCGCCGAACGCCTGGCGCACATGCTCGAAGACGGTGGCGTGCGCCTGCTGCTGACCCAGCAGCACCTGCTTGGCGAACTGCCACAGACCGGCGCCCGCACGTTCTGCCTGGACCGCGACTGGGCGCAAATTGATGGCTACGCCGACAGCGACCTGCCGAACCTCGCGCGGCCCGACGACCTCGCCTACGTCATCTACACCTCCGGCTCCACCGGCAAGCCCAAGGGGGTCGCGGTGCGCCACGGCGGGGTGGTCAACTTCATGCTCAGCATGGCCCGCGAACCCGGCCTGGATGCGCGGGACCGCGTGCTCGCGCTGACCTCGCTGTCCTTCGACATTTCCGCGCTGGAGCTGTACCTGCCGCTGCTGGTCGGCGGCCGCGTGGTGCTGGTGGACCGCGACGTCGCCCGCGACCCGTCGCGCCTGCTTGGCGTGGCGCTGGAGCAGGGCGTGACGGTGATCCAGGCGACCCCGAGCACCTGGACCCTGCTCAGTGGCCACGAGGAGTTCCCGCGCCTGAGCGGCTGCCGCTTCTTCTGCGGCGGTGAGGCGCTGTCCGCCGAGCTGGCTGGCAAGCTGACAGCGCAGGCCGCAGCTTTGTGGAATCTCTACGGCCCCACCGAAACCACCATCTGGTCGGCGGCCTGGAAGGTCGACGAGGGCGCCCGCGCGCTGCTTGGCAAGCCTATCGCCAACACCCGGCTGTACATCCTCGACGGCGAGTTGCAGCCAGCGCCCATCGGCGTGGCCGGCGAGCTGTACATCGGCGGTGACGGGCTGGCGCGCGGCTACCACGGTCGTCCCGGGCTGACCGCCGAACGCTTCGTCGCCGATCCCTGCACCAGCGAGCCGGGAGTGCGCATGTACCGCACCGGCGACCTGGCGCGCTGGCGGGCGGATGGCGTGCTGGAGTACCTCGGGCGCATCGATCACCAGGTGAAGATTCGCGGTTTCCGCATCGAACTGGGCGAGATCGAATCGCGCCTGCTCGGCCAGCCCGGCGTGCGCGAGGCGGTGGTGATCGCCCGCGACGCGGGGCAGGTGAAGCAACTGGTGGGCTACGTGACCGGCCGGATAGAGAGCGACCTGCGCGCGGCCCTGCTGGATGAGTTGCCGGACTATATGGTTCCCGCGCAGATCGTCCTGCTCGAACGCATGCCCCTTACGCCCAACGGCAAGCTGGACCGCAAGGCATTGCCGGACCCCGACTTCAGCCTGCAGCAAAGGGCATACCGCGCACCGGAAAGCGAGCGCGAGCAAGCCCTGGCGACCATCTGGCGCGCCGTGCTGGGCCTGGAGCGCGTGGGGCTCGACGACAACTTCTTCGAGCTGGGCGGCGACTCCATCGTCTCCATCCAGGTAGTCAGCCGTGCCCGCGCCGCCGGCTTGCACCTCAGCCCGAAGGACCTGTTCCAGTACCAGACGCTGCAAGCTCTGGCCCGTGTCGCCGGTGATTCCGCATCGATGCAAGCGCCTGTCGCCGTTGCCGGCATTGCAGCGCCGGACGCCGCGCAAGTGGCCGCGCTTGGCCTGGACCCCGAGCAGGTCGAAGAGCTCTACCCGCTGTCGCCCATGCAGCAGGGCATGCTGTTCCACGGCGTGGACGGCAGCGAGGATGGTGTCTACGTCAACCAGTTGCGCGTGGCGGTGCATGGGCTGGAGGTGGAGCGTTTCCGCGCCGCATGGCAGGCCGCGCTGGATGCCCACGGCAACCTGCGCGCAGGCGTGCACTGGCAGGGCCTCGCGCAACCGCTGCAAGCCGTGCACAAACAGGTCGAACTGCCGCTGGAGGTGCTCGACTGGCGTGGCCGCGAGAACCTGGAAGCAGCCCTGGACGAACTGGCCGCCGCCGAGCGCGGCCGTGGCTTTGCGCTGGAGCGGCCGCCGCTGCTGCGCCTGGTGCTGGTGCGCAGCGCCGATGACTGCCACCAGTTGCTCTACACCCATCACCACATCCTGCTCGATGGCTGGAGCAACGCCCAATTGTTCGCCGAGGCGCTGCGGCGCTACAACGGCGAACCACTGGGCGAGCCGGGCCGCTACCGCGACTACATCCACTGGCTGCAAGCCCAGGACCAGCAGCAGGCGCGGGAATTCTGGAGTGGGCGGCTGGAGGGCTTGACCCAGCCGACCCTGCTCGCCGACAGCCTGGCGCGCCCGACGCAAGGCAGCGGCCACGGCCTGGAATACAGCCGCTACGACGAAACTGCCACCGAGCGCCTGAAGGCATTCGCACGCAGCCAGCGGGTGACATTGAACACCCTGGTGCAGGCTGCATGGATTCTCCTGCTGCAGCGCTATACCGGCCAGCGGCGCGTGGCCTTCGGCGCCACCGTGGCCGGGCGCCCCACGCAATTGGCAGGCGCCGACAGCCTGCTGGGCCTGTTCATCAACACGCTGCCCATCGTCCAGGCACCGGACGGGCAGATGAAGCTGGGCGACTGGCTACGCGAGTTGCAGGACTACAACCTGGCGGTGCGCGAGTTCGGCCATGCCCCGCTGTACGACATCCAGCGCTGGGCCGGCCAGGCCGGGCAGGCGCTGTTCGACAGCATCATCGTGTTCGAGAACTACCCGGTGGACGACGTGCTGCGCAGCGCCCGGGGCCTGCGTTTCGGCGAACTGAAGTCGAAGGACGAGACCAGCATCCCGATGGACCTCGCGGTGCGCGTGGGGGAGCGGCTGGAGATCGAGTACCAGTACCTGCGCAGTCATTTCACTGCCGCAGCCGTGGCACGCCTGCGCGGCAACCTGGAGCAGGTGCTGGACAGCCTGCTGCACGGTGCCGGCAAGCACCTCGGCGAGTTGCAGTGCCTGTCGGTCAGCGACCGCGCAGCTCTTGCCGCCTGTCGCGGCCCGCACCAGCCATTGCCGCCAGCGGAACCGGTGCACCTGGCCATCGCCCGCCAGGCGGCTCTGCGCGGCAGCGAAACCGCGCTGATCTGCGGTGACGACGAGATCGACTACGCCTCGCTGGAGCGCGACTCCAATCGCCTGGCCCATCGCCTGATGGCCCTGGGCGTCGGCGCGGAAGTACGTGTCGGTGTGGCGTTGCCGCGCGGTGTGCGCATTCCGCTGGTCCTGCTGGCGGTGCTGAAGGCAGGCGGCGCTTACGTGCCGCTGGATGCCGAGTATCCCCGCGAGCGCCTGGCATTCCAGATGACCGACGCCGGCATTGCGCTGCTGATCACCGACAGCCACCTGCGCGAACGCTTGCCGCTGCCGGCGGATGTGGCCTGCCTCGAAATGGACGGCATCGATCTTTCCGCCGAAGACTGCGACCTGCCCGTGGTGGCCCTGGAGCCGGAAAACCTTGCCTACCTGATCTACACCTCCGGCTCCACCGGCAAGCCCAAGGGCGTGGCGGTCAGTCATGGCCCGCTGGCCATGCACTGCGCTGCCATCGGCGAGCTGTACAGGATGGATGCGGCGACCCGCGAGTTGCACTTCATGTCCTTCGCTTTCGACGGCGCCCACGAGCGCTGGCTGACGACCTTGGTGCACGGCGGGAGCCTCGTGCTGCGCGGTGACGAGCTGTGGACGCCGGAGCAGACCTATCGCGTACTGCACGAGCGGCAGGTGAGCGTGGCGGCCTTCCCGCCGGTGTACCTGCAACAACTGGCCGAGCACGCCCTGCGCGACGGCAATCCGCCGCCGGTGCGCATCTATTGCTTCGGCGGCGACGCGGTGCCCAACGCCAGCTTCGAACTGGCCAGGCGCGCGCTGCGGGCAGAGTACCTGATCAATGGCTACGGCCCTACGGAAACCGTGGTCACGCCGCTGCTGTGGAAGGCCGGCCGCGCCACCGCCTGCGATGCCGCCTATGCGCCGATCGGCAAGGGCGTTGGCGCGCGTACCCTGTACATCCTCGATGAGCAGTTGCGCCAGGTGCCGCTTGGCGTGGCCGGCGAGCTTTACATAGGTGGCGACGGCCTGGCGCGCGGCTACCACCAGCGCGCCGGGTTGACTGCGGAGCGGTTTGTCGCCGATCCGTTTGGCGCCGTGGGTGGTCGCCTGTACCGCACCGGCGACCTGGTGCGTGGCCGCGCCGACGGCGTGATCGACTACGTTGGGCGCATCGACCACCAGGTGAAGATTCGCGGCTTCCGCATCGAACTGGGCGAGATCGAAGCGCGCCTGCAGGACCACCCGCAGGTCAGCGAGGCGCTGGTGGTGGCCCGCGACGGCATCAGCGGCAAGCAATTGGTGGGCTACGTTGTCGGTGAGGTGGAGGGCGATGCGCTGCGCAGCTACCTCCGCGAGCAGGTGCCGGACTATATGGTGCCGGCGCAGATTCTGCGGCTTGAGCGCTTCCCCCTGTCGCCCAACGGCAAGATCGATCGCAAGGCCCTGCCTGAGCCGACCTGGCAGGGCGAGTCCTACGAGGCGCCGCGCAACGCGCGCGAGCGGGCCCTCGCGGACATCTGGCAGGATGTGCTGCAAGTGGATCGCGTGGGCATCCGCGACAACTTCTTCGATCTGGGCGGCGATTCCATCCTCAGTCTGCAGATCGTCTCCCGCGCTCGCCAGGCGCTGGGCGAAGAAGTAGAAATCCGCCTGCGTGACCTGCTGCAATACCAGACCATCGCCGGCCTGCTGGAGCGCGCCGGGACTGTGCCCGAGGCGGCGCCGGCAGACGTGGTGGCAGAGGCCGACGACGGCGAATCCTTCGGCCTGGTGCCGATTCAGCAATGGCTGTTCGAACAGCGGTTGGAGCAACCGAACCATTTCAACCAGGCGGTGCTGCTGGAGTGCCGCCAGCGTCTCGACGGCGACGCGTTGGAGGCGGCGCTGCAAGGCCTGTTGGCCGAGCACGGCAGTTTGCGCCTGGCGTTTGAGCGAGGGGCTGACGGCCAGTGGCGCCAGCGCTTGCGCGAGGCCAGCGAGATCACCGGAGCGCTGCTCTGGCAGCGTCAGGCGTCCAATGCCGGGGAGGCGTTGCTGATTGCCAACCAGGCGCAACGCAGCCTCGACCTTGCCGAAGGCCGGTTGCTGCGCGGGGTGCTCACCGATATGGCCGACGGCACCCAGCGCCTGTTGCTGGTGATCCATCACCTGGGCGTGGACGGGGTGTCCTGGCGCATCCTGCTCGAAGAGCTGCAACAGCGGTACACCGCGCAGCTCACTGGCGGGCCGGCGCCTCGCCTGGAGCGCACCAGTACCTACCGCGCATGGGCCGAGGGCCTGCGCGAGTACGCCAATAGTCAACTGGCGCAAGCCGACCTGCCGTACTGGCTGGAGCAGACCGAAGCCTCTGGCCTGGGCGAGCCGCAGCGCGACAACCCGCGTGGTGCCGAGCGCATGGCGCACATGGAGCAACTGTTCCTGCGCCTGGACCGCCAGCAGACCCAGCGCCTGCTGAAGGTGGCGCCGGAGGCCTACCGCACGCAGATCAACGACCTGCTGCTGACCGCCCTGGGGCGCACTCTTTGTGACTGGTGCGACAGCGAGTCGGTATTGATCGGACTGGAGGGACACGGCCGTGAGGACATTCTCGATGAGGTCGACCACAGCCGCACCCTGGGCTGGTTCACCAGCCTGTTCCCGCTGCGCCTGACGCCGGGGCAGGGCGATTACGCCCAGGCCATCCCGGCGATCCGCCAGCAACTGCGCGCGGTACCGGACAAGGGCATCGGCTACGGCGCGCTGCGCTACCTGGGCGACAGCGCGCTGCGCCGCCAGCTCGCTGCCCGCGCCGAACCGCGCGTCACCTTCAACTACCTCGGCCAGTTCGACCAGAGCTTCGACGACAAGGCGCTGTTCGTACCCTTGCAGGAGAAGCCCGGCGATACCTATGCCGCCAGCACGCCGATGAACAACTGGCTGGAGATCGTCGGCCAGGTCTACGACGGCGAACTGACGCTGCGCTGCATGTTCAGCCGCCGGGTGTTCCGCCCGTCGCGCATCGAGGCGTTGATGGCGAAGCTGCGCACGGAGCTGGACGGGGTGATCGGCCACTGCTGCGCGCAGGTCGAAGGCGCTGCCCGCACGGAGAAAGCCACAGTATGA
- a CDS encoding alpha/beta hydrolase: MNAFLKEVGMLHPEISAFLDMVDDGRRGGRPALHELSVAQAREDFEASSASLRAGAPSMPVKDLHIPARDGRELAVRLYRPVASGDAAILYFHGGGYTVGSLDSHDGLCRGLARHCDCAVISVGYRLAPEAPFPSATHDARDAWHWLSGAARSLGLNPRRLAVGGDSAGATLATVLCAELAGEAADQPCAQLLFYPATDAAGRSESRELFAEGYLLETASLDWFHDQYVPDLAQRSDWRCSPLHGGSVLQGSAPALLFAAQFDPLLDEGLAYAQALVEQGVEVEAERCCGMTHDFLRMANLVPEVEGYYRRVAEFLAARW; the protein is encoded by the coding sequence ATGAATGCGTTCCTGAAAGAGGTTGGTATGTTGCACCCGGAGATTTCGGCGTTTCTGGACATGGTCGATGACGGCCGCCGTGGCGGTCGCCCGGCGCTGCACGAATTGTCGGTGGCGCAGGCGCGGGAGGACTTCGAGGCGTCCTCCGCATCGCTCAGGGCCGGTGCGCCATCGATGCCGGTGAAGGATCTGCATATACCCGCGCGCGATGGCCGTGAGCTGGCGGTGCGGTTGTATCGGCCGGTGGCGTCCGGAGATGCGGCGATCCTGTACTTCCACGGCGGCGGCTACACGGTAGGCAGCCTGGATTCCCACGATGGGCTGTGCAGGGGGCTGGCTCGGCATTGCGACTGCGCGGTGATCTCCGTGGGCTATCGACTGGCGCCGGAAGCACCGTTCCCGTCGGCCACCCACGATGCCCGGGACGCCTGGCACTGGCTGTCGGGCGCCGCGCGGAGTCTTGGGCTGAACCCGCGTCGCCTGGCGGTGGGCGGCGACAGTGCGGGGGCCACGCTGGCCACCGTGCTATGCGCCGAATTGGCCGGTGAGGCCGCCGATCAGCCTTGCGCGCAACTGCTGTTCTATCCCGCCACGGATGCCGCCGGCCGCAGCGAGTCCCGGGAACTGTTCGCCGAAGGTTATCTGCTGGAAACCGCCAGCCTGGACTGGTTCCATGATCAGTACGTGCCGGACCTTGCGCAGCGCAGTGACTGGCGCTGTTCGCCCCTGCATGGGGGCTCCGTCTTGCAGGGCAGCGCGCCGGCGCTGCTGTTCGCTGCACAGTTCGACCCCTTGCTGGACGAAGGCCTGGCCTACGCGCAGGCCTTGGTAGAGCAGGGCGTGGAGGTGGAGGCCGAGCGCTGTTGCGGCATGACCCACGACTTCCTGCGCATGGCCAACCTGGTGCCGGAGGTGGAGGGGTATTACCGACGGGTGGCGGAGTTCCTTGCGGCACGCTGGTGA
- the fhuB gene encoding Fe(3+)-hydroxamate ABC transporter permease FhuB, which produces MPESTLGLSAAHRRLPAGPALCTLALAALAALLVVHGLQNALPRTLWWQALWSPDLDDVRQVLMHYSFYPRLLVSLMAGAALALAGTLFQQILRNPLAEPVTLGVSAGANLALSAATIFAPTLLVHGLEAVTLTGAAIATGLLFAFAWGRTLSPLRFILAGMVISLYCVSLNALLVLFNHDYLIDLLLWQAGSLNQSGWDGVLYLAPRLAIALVTALLMVRPLAALGLDDEGASAVGVNLRRTRVLGLAVAVALSAFVTSAVGMLAFVGLAAPAIARLCGARTLRQRLVWAPLLGAALLCVVDQIARELSRLAGEIPAGILTGVFSVPLLLWLLGRQRSGGILPRPAAARPQREHPWRMIGAAAILLALLTLPAIYFAVDANGWHWGDAGLSEAIMQWRLPRVLGALAAGAMLAVAGLLVQRLTGNPMASPEVLGATSGSAIAVLVLFLVMPQPQPYMVPAASAGALLTLGLLLWFAWRRTFNAERLLLTGVCLTTLLHSLSTLLLASGDPRMTAMMSWMTGSTYQVDAVSASTGLAVGSVMIGISLLMARQLDLLTLGNGTATALGLHLRASHLAILLTAAVLTASATIIVGPLSFVGLIGPHIARHLGVRRAAPQLLLSAVAGALIMVVADWLGRNIAYPWPVSAGLLAAFIGCPYFLWLMHRERTA; this is translated from the coding sequence ATGCCTGAATCCACCCTCGGCCTCTCCGCAGCACACCGCCGTCTGCCCGCCGGGCCGGCGCTGTGCACGCTGGCCCTCGCCGCCCTCGCCGCGCTACTGGTGGTGCACGGCTTGCAGAACGCCCTGCCCCGCACACTGTGGTGGCAGGCGCTGTGGTCGCCGGACCTCGATGACGTGCGCCAGGTACTGATGCACTACAGCTTCTACCCGCGCCTGCTGGTAAGCCTGATGGCCGGCGCTGCCCTGGCCCTGGCCGGCACGCTGTTCCAGCAGATCCTGCGTAACCCGCTCGCCGAACCAGTGACCCTTGGCGTTTCCGCCGGCGCGAACCTCGCGCTGTCGGCCGCCACCATCTTCGCCCCGACCCTGCTTGTGCACGGCCTGGAAGCCGTTACCCTGACCGGCGCCGCCATCGCCACCGGCCTGCTGTTCGCCTTCGCCTGGGGCCGCACGCTGTCGCCGCTGCGCTTCATCCTCGCCGGCATGGTCATCAGCCTCTACTGCGTATCGCTCAACGCACTGCTGGTGCTGTTCAACCACGACTACCTGATCGACCTGCTGCTCTGGCAGGCCGGCTCGCTCAACCAGAGCGGCTGGGATGGCGTGCTGTACCTGGCGCCACGTTTGGCGATAGCCCTGGTCACCGCGCTGCTCATGGTCCGCCCGCTCGCCGCACTGGGCCTGGACGACGAAGGTGCCAGCGCCGTCGGCGTCAACCTGCGCCGCACCCGCGTGCTGGGCCTGGCGGTAGCCGTGGCGCTCAGTGCCTTTGTCACCAGCGCCGTCGGCATGCTGGCGTTCGTCGGCCTGGCCGCACCCGCCATCGCCCGTCTGTGCGGGGCGCGCACGCTGCGCCAGAGACTGGTCTGGGCGCCGTTGCTGGGAGCCGCACTGCTCTGCGTGGTGGACCAGATCGCCCGCGAACTGTCGCGCTTGGCTGGCGAAATTCCAGCCGGCATCCTCACCGGCGTATTCAGCGTGCCACTGCTGCTATGGCTGCTCGGTCGCCAGCGCAGCGGCGGCATCCTCCCGCGTCCCGCGGCAGCCAGGCCGCAACGCGAGCATCCCTGGAGAATGATAGGCGCCGCCGCCATCCTCCTCGCATTGCTGACCCTGCCGGCAATCTACTTCGCCGTCGATGCCAACGGCTGGCACTGGGGTGATGCCGGGCTCAGCGAAGCCATCATGCAATGGCGCCTGCCTCGCGTGCTCGGCGCACTGGCGGCCGGCGCCATGCTCGCCGTGGCCGGCCTGCTGGTACAGCGCCTGACCGGCAACCCGATGGCCAGCCCGGAAGTGCTCGGCGCTACCTCGGGCTCAGCGATCGCCGTGCTGGTGCTGTTCCTGGTCATGCCGCAGCCGCAGCCCTATATGGTCCCGGCGGCCAGCGCCGGAGCCCTGCTCACCCTCGGCCTGCTGCTGTGGTTCGCCTGGCGCAGAACCTTCAATGCAGAGCGCCTGCTGCTCACCGGCGTCTGCCTGACCACCCTGCTGCACTCGCTGAGCACCCTGCTGCTGGCCAGCGGCGACCCACGCATGACGGCGATGATGAGCTGGATGACCGGCTCGACCTATCAGGTGGATGCGGTATCGGCGAGTACCGGGCTGGCGGTCGGCTCGGTGATGATCGGTATCAGCCTGCTGATGGCTCGTCAGTTGGACCTGCTGACGCTGGGAAATGGCACCGCCACGGCGCTGGGTTTGCACCTGCGCGCAAGCCACCTCGCGATCCTGCTGACTGCCGCCGTACTCACCGCCAGCGCCACCATCATCGTCGGCCCGTTGAGCTTCGTCGGCCTGATCGGCCCGCACATCGCCCGCCACCTCGGCGTTCGCCGCGCCGCCCCGCAACTGCTGCTGAGCGCAGTTGCCGGAGCACTGATCATGGTGGTCGCCGATTGGCTGGGCCGCAACATCGCCTACCCCTGGCCGGTTTCGGCGGGCCTGCTGGCAGCGTTCATCGGCTGTCCCTACTTCCTCTGGCTGATGCACCGCGAGCGCACGGCCTGA